A stretch of DNA from Halobacteriovorax sp. JY17:
AAAGACTCCGAAATCAAAAATATAAAAAAAGCCTTTAGGGCCAGAACAATTGAAAATGAACTTGGCTGGATTAAGCTGTGCGAGGATACACTTTTACCACGACTCGAAAAATATGAACAAATCTTAGATGATATGTGTCACTACTTAACGACAAGAGATATTGAGTCTAAGAAGTTTTTTACAGAGGGTGAAGTACAATGGCGTATGGCCACTCAAATATGTGCAGAAACCGCTATGGGGTATTCTGATGCAATGATTTTGAATATGGCGAATCATACGAGCATTAAACATATATTCTCACTTGATTACGATATTGTTTATGGCGGTCATATATCTGCTAAAGATAAAATAATAATTGTCCCTGATAAGAGATTGAAGCATTACAAGCAGACTCTGAAAGGACTATAACAGTTGAATCGCAGTTTTAGTAATTAGTTTTTTTAGCAATAAACTGGGTAACAGAAGCATCTCCTTTATGAAACTTTCCTTCACTAAAATTGCGAATAATATCTCGTGATAGCTCTATTGAGAAGCCGTTGAAGTCGTGTTCTAATTGTGCCTTTGAAAAAAGCATATCTTTGTCTTTTGGGCCACCACTCTTGAGATCAATCTGATTTATATTGTATCCTTCAAGAAGAAATATGCCGTTATTTGTGAGTCCTTTTTTTATTGATAAATGTAAAGGAACTCTAATAGTTGAAGGAAGATGTGCTGAAATCGAAATGATAGCGTCCCATTTAAACTCACCCAAATTATAGTCTTTTAAATCAGCAATATCATACGTAATATGGAGCTTATGTTCCTTTGCAAATTTAAGTGCTTTTTCTTTTCCTTTTGAGGACAGGTCAACAGCAGTAACATTAAACCCTTTTGAAGCAAGGAAAATCGCATTTCTACCTTCTCCTTCAGATAAGCATAAAATATTACCACCTTTCTTTAGCCTAAAGTAATGCTCTAATAGAAAACTGTTAGGTTCTTTGCCGTAACAATATTCATCGCTGCTATATCTGTCATCCCAAAATTTTTGAATGCTTTTATTCTCTGTAGTCATATTTAATCATTTATTTTTCAGTTACATAATTGAAAAGATGTTTTAAAATTCAGACCAGAAAAAACCTCTGATTTGACCAACCTTGTAACCTACAGCTTTATCCTTTGGATATAATTTAGAAATTTTTTCTTGTAAATCAGCTTTAATATTTGTTCCATGACATTTTAAACATAGAGGCATCGTAATAATTGGTTTTAAGAGTCCTTGTTTTCCATCTTGTAATTTAACTACAGTATAAGGTTCTTTAGTTTCTTTGTTATGAAACTCTTCAATATATTTAAGCATCCATTCTTTTGGATAATTGGAAGGATTTCTATTTTTTAAGCTGACTCTTCCAAATTGAGTGTTTGGACTTGATAAGCTCTTTTTTATTTCAGGAGCCTTTACATTACAAATTGTAACAGCCTCTAGTGGAGATTTCTTCATGCCTTTTTGTAATTCAACTTTAAGTGCTGTTTGGAAAATTTTTATTTTTGACAAAATATCTTCTTTGTTTTCAGCAAAACTAGAATGAGATAAAAGAAATGTCGTGAATAGAATTATTAGTTTCATGCGTAGATTCCTTGCACTTTTACGGTGAACATTGAAGATTTACTTATTAGCGTCTCTTTATTTTTATATAGTATAAACAATCCCATGAGAATGAGAAATATAGCAAATCCTTTTTTTAAAGTATTTTGACTAATAAATCTTACAAGGTAAGAACCTATGAATATTCCCACAATTGAACACGAACTAAATTTAAAAAGAAACTCCCAAGGTACAGTTACTTGATCAAGATAACCCATAAATCCTGTCAGTGAATTTAGAGCGATGAGTAATAAAGATGTTCCAACTGCTTTCTTCATTGGTGATTTTGCTAGTAATACTAGTGCGGGAACTATAAGGAATCCACCACCTACACCAACGACCCCTGTAATGATCCCAACAAAAATACCCTGAAGAGCAAGAAAGAAAAGGTCTTTTTTACTACTATTTTTTTCTAAGGTAGCTCTTTCTACTTCCTCTCTCCCTCTAAACATAAAAAATGCGGCGATAATCATTATAATTGCAAAAAAGATTAGTTGTGATTGACCTGAAATAAACTGGCTGATTTTGGCCCCACCAAATGTTCCAACCATGGCAAATGGGCCAAAGATTAGTACCATTTTTAAATCTACATTCTTATTTTTAAAGTGAGGTATAACTCCGATTAAACTTGTCATCCCAACAATTGCTAGACTTAGAGCAATAGCTAACTTTGCATCCATCTTCATGACATAGACAAGTATTGGCACAGTTAAAATTGAACCTCCTCCGCCGAGTAGGCCTAAGCTTAATCCTATGAGTATAGCAAGTATGTATCCAATCATTTATTACTCCAAAGTTGCTTTTATAAAATCATCATTTCTCTTACTTGTTTAACTTACTGTTTTTACTTCCAGATAAAGTATTTTAATAAATTATATGAGACAATCTAACTATAAATTCCTATTTAAAAATACTATAATGAAAAAAAATAAATAACTTTGAGCCCCATCAAGGTTGTTTTGTTTAATGTATTATAATTTATTTGATAACAACTATAAAGAAGATCCGTTATGAGTATTAAAACTGGTATTAATGAAAGTAAAAAAAATGATATTGCAGCTGGGTTGTCTAAATTACTAGCTGAGACATATACGCTTTACTTAAAGACACACAAATATCATTGGAATGTTACAGGGCCAATGTTTCAAAGTCTTCATACGATGTTTGAAGTGCAGTATACAGAGCTTGCCCTTGCTGTAGATGAAATTGCTGAAAGAATTCGAGTTTTAGATTTTAAAGCTCCTGGTTCGTACACTGAATATTCAAAGCTTAGCTCCGTTAAAGAAGATGAACAATTAGATCGTAACTCTAATGAAATGATAGTGAATCTGCTTTCAGACCATGAGCAGGTAGTAAGAACTGCTAAAGAGATTTTACCTTTATTGGAGAATGCCAATGATGAAGGGACGAATAGTCTTCTTGGTGGAAGGATTGAGTATCATGAAAAAACTGCTTGGATGCTTAAAAGCTTATTAGGCTAAAGAAGATCATTAGGGGGAATGGAAATAAGTTTTTCATGGTCGAGAATTTTAAAGTCTCGACCATCCTTTTCAATATAACTATTTTTTTCTAAAATAGTCATTACACGAGCAACTGTTTCAAAAGTACTTCCTGAGTATTCGGCAATTTCTTTTCTTGTCCATACATACTCAGGATACTTTAGTTTCAAAAAAACTAAAGACTCCGATATTCTCTTGTGTGTACTTTTATCTAATAACCCTGCCATCCTTAATTCTACTTTACCAAGATCTTTTGATATTGACTTAACAAGATCACGAAGTAGTAATGGATTTTCTGAACAAATCCTTGAACACTCTTCTTTTGATATTCTCACTACACTTGTCTGGCTAAGCGCTATTGTAGATGCATGATATGCTTCTTCTGCAAAAAAAGAACGGTGCCCCAAAATATCATTTTTTCCAAAAACTCGAAAAAATGTTTCTTTGCCTGACTCTGAGATATAAAAGAGTCCAATCATTCCTGACTCTATAAAGTATAAATTTTGAGGAAAGTCACCCTCATTATAAATGATTTGGCCACGCTTGTAGGTATGCTCAGTTTTGTGTTTAATATGTGGTTTTACGTTAATATAAAACATTTTTCACCCATAAATATATAGTTTGAGCCCCATCAAAGTATTTTCTTTTAAAGCACTCTATAGTTATATTAATTAAATAATAACCTAGGAGATAGATATGTCACACAAATTAAAAGCCTTCTTTGATAAGGATACTAGTACGTTAACATATATAGTTTATGACGAAAAAACTAAGGATTCAGTATTAATTGACTCGGTGCTTAACTATGATCCTGCTGCCTCTCGATTGACCTATGCGTCAATAGATCAAGTTCTCGACTTCGTTGAGGAGATGAGCCTTAAAGTTCACTATGTACTTGAGACTCATGCTCATGCAGATCATTTAACAGGAGCTTCTGAAATTAAAAAAAGGATTCCAAGTATAAAAATTGGTATTGGAAAAAATATAACAAAAGTTCAAGAAGTTTTTGGAAATATTTATAATCTTAAAGATCTTAATACTAATGGAGTCCAATTTGATGTTCTATTGGAGGAAAATAAGCCTTTAAAGGCAGGAACGATTGAGATTAAAACAATTTTTACTCCGGGACATACTCCAGCATGCTCGTCGTACTTAATTGATGATATGCTCTTTACTGGAGATGCACTTTTTATGCCTGACTTCGGTACTGCCAGATGCGACTTTCCCGGAGGAAGTGCGAAAGAACTTTATCATTCAGTTCATGAAAAACTATATAAATTGCCAGATGATACTAGAACATTTACTGCACATGATTATCAACCCAATGGACGTGAGCTTCAGTATAAATCAACAATTGGTGAGCATAAAAGTCGAAATATCCAGTTAAAAGCATCAACAACAGAGGAAGAATTTATTCGATTTAGAAATGAAAGAGATTCAACTTTAACTGCACCACGACTTTTATTGCCAAGTATTCAATTAAACATTAGTGCAGGAGAGCTTCCAAAAGCTGAAGACAACGAAAGTCACTACTTAAAAATTCCTCTAAGGAAATAGGAGATTGCAAATGGAAAATATATTATACCCATTGGGTGGTGGAATATTAATTGGTATCTCTAGTACTATTTTACTTGCAGGTATCGGTCGAATTTCTGGGATAAGTGGAATTTTATCTTCAGTTATTTCAAGACCAGCAAAAGAACATTTTTGGAAATATAATTTCCTACTGGGACTTCTTATTGGAGGGGGAATGACTTATGTTTCATCGCCTCAACTTTTTAATTATTCAGTTAATGATAATTTAATCAAAGTCATCATTGCAGGATTACTTGTGGGGTTTGGTACAAGGCTTGGAAACGGTTGTACGTCCGGTCATGGGGTTTGTGGCATGTCTCGAATGGCAAAAAGATCAATTATAGCAACTATTACTTTTATATTAGTAGGAATGATAACTGTAACTATAGAGGGGCTTATAAAATGAAAGCGCAAATAATAAGTTTAGTTTCGGGTATTCTCTTTGCCATTGGACTGTCGATTTCAGGAATGATAAACCCTGAAAAGGTGAGAGGTTTTTTAGATATATTAGGCGACTGGGATTACTCTCTTGTATTCGTTATGCTTGGTGCTGTTAGTTTTAATTATTTTTCATTTAAATATTTAAAAACAAAGAAGCCGATATGTGCAGATACACATTTTCTTCCAAAATCAAGCAAGGTTGATAAACAACTTATATCAGGAGCAGTTTTATTTGGTGCGGGATGGGGCCTTCTTGGTATTTGTCCCGGGCCAGCGATAGTAAACTTAGTAACCCTTAATTCAAGTATTATCATTTTTATATTAGCTATGCTCGTTGGAATGGGAGCATATAAAGTTTATGAGAAGTGAGGAATTATGAAATGTTTTAATTTAACAGATATTGAAGATAAGAAAGAATCAATCCTTTTTGATCATTTTATTCGAGTTGATAATATATATATTGCATCAAAGGTAATATCTGATGAACAAGTAGACTATTTGAATTCATTAGGAATTAAAGTTGCAATTGATTTAAAGGGAAATAATGAAACGCTATTTAATGATAAGGAGCAATTTGAAATAAAGGGAATAAAGTATATTCATTTTCCAATAACAGATATTTCTAGCTTAACCTTTGATCAGGTACAAGAGTTTAGTGAAATTCTTAATGAAAATGAATCACCGAAAATAGTATACTGTGCTTCTGGGAACAGAGTTGGAGCATTAATGGCACTTCATGCCTCGATGGTTTGTGGTCATCCAAGGCAAAGAGCGTTTGGTTTTGGTGTCAGAATTGGGATGATAAATGAATCAACAAAAAATCAAGTTTATGAAAAAATTTTCAAAGGAGATAAAAGATGAGAAGAATAATATTATTGATAATAGGTGTATTTGTACTTAATGCTTGTGCTCATAAAAAAGGTAAGAGTGAAAGTGATATTAGAATAGGAGAAAATTTACAATCAAATAGATATGGAACCATATATTTTTCTAAACAACCTGATGATAAAGATTGGGCTAAACTAAAAGAACAAGGCTTTGAAACAATTATCAATTTAAGAGAACCAAGCGAACATGATGAGAAAAATGAAAGAAAGTTAATAGTAAAATCAGGAATGACTTATGTTAATATTCCATTCCCAAAAAAAATGAAACTAGACAATAACTATGTTTCAAAAGTCACGAAAGAAGTAATGAAAAACAAGGATAAAGGTAAAATACTTATTCATTGTAGTAGTGGAAACAGAGTCGGTATTTGGGTTGGTGCTCATTTTTATAAAGATCATGGTTTCTCAAAAAAAGAATCAATAAATACGGCTAAAGCTCATGGATTAAATAAGCCAGAAGCTATTAATAAACTAAAAAAATATTTTGAAAATAACTAAAGAGAGGTTTTATGAAAGATTTACCAAAAAACGTTACAGCTTATAAAAAAACTCCTAGCTACAATGAAAATTCTATTCCTAATACTCTTTCAAGTGGTCATCTTACAAAAGAGGGGACATGGGGGAAAATTTGTATTCTAAAAGGAACATTAATTTATGTTATTGAGAATGATCCCGAAGAAATTATTGAGTTAAGCATTCAGAAATTTGGTGTTGTAGAGCCTCAAGTTTCCCACCATGTGAAAGCGCAAGGAGAGGTAGAGTTCTATGTCGAATTCTATAAGTAAACTAATCCTAGTTAGATTGTTTTAAGGAAATAAATGAGACACAATCAAAGAGAATTACATAAAATAACGAATGTTGGTTTTTTAAGAGCTGCTGTACTAGGAGCGAATGATGGGATTATCTCTACGTCTAGCCTAATCGTGGGTGTTACAAGTTCGGGTCTTTCTGAAAAAGAAATACTTACTACTTCTATCGCAGCACTCATTGCTGGTGCAATGTCGATGGCTGCGGGTGAATTCGTTTCTGTCAGCTCTCAAGCCGATACTGAAAAAGCAGATATAAAAAAAGAAAAGTGGGAACTCGAAAATGAGCCAGAAGCAGAATTGATTGAGCTTAAAAATATCTACTTAAAAAGAGGTTTAAGTGAAAAATTAGCTCTTGAAGTTGCTCATGAACTAACAAATCATAATGCATTAGATGCACACCTTAGAGATGAACTTGGTATTGTAAATGAACATAAAGCAAAACCCCTGCAAGCGGCATTAGTATCCGCATTCACTTTTATAGCTGGAGCAATTCTGCCAATTTTAGTAATTCTTATTGTTGATATAGAAAATTTAGTTTTTTCAGAAGTATTTGTTACTATTCTTGCATTACTTGTAATGGGAGGAGTTGCCGCCAAAAGTGGTGGCGCAAAACTATGGATTGGTTCAATTCGAGTTGCTTTTTGGGGAGCTGCAGCAATGGGATTTACAGCATTAATTGGATATTTATTTATGATATCATAATGCTATATTGATACGTAGTTCGATTATTAATAATATAAAGTTATACTTGTTTATGTATAACACTTACAAAGGAGTTTATATGTCATTACTATTGGGCGATACTGCCCCTAACTTTCAAATTGATTCACAAAAAGGAAAAATCGACTTACATGAATTTATTGGAAACTCGTGGTGTTTCTTTTTTAGTCATCCAGCTGATTTTACACCTGTTTGTACAACTGAAATGGGAAGAACAGCACAACTAGCATCAGAGTTTGAAAAGAGAAATGTTAAGCCACTTGGTTTATCAACCGATTCAGTGGAAGAGCATAATAAGTGGATTTCAGATGTGAATGATACTCAAAATACTGATCTTCAATTTCCAATCGTTGCCGATCTTGATCAAAAAGTAGCTAAGCTTTACGAAATGATTCACCCTGACCAAAGTGCAACAGCAGCTGTAAGGTCTGTTTTTATCATTGATCCAAATAAAAAGATTAGACTTACTATGACCTATCCTATGAGTGTTGGTCGAAATTTTGATGAAATCTTAAGAGTTGTAGATGCGCTTCAAACAACAGATAAGTTTGGTGTCGCAACCCCAGCTGACTGGCAAGTTGGTGACAAGGTAATTATTCCACCAAGTGTAACAAATGATGAAGCTAAGAAAAAATTTCCTCAAGGTTTTGAGGAAGTTAGATCATACTTAAGATATACTAACGTATAAAGAATTCGCCACCAATGGCTGCATTTCAAAGTTGTTGGTGGCTAATTTATAAATATTTGAATAGCTTAGAAAGTACGAGGAACAATATATGTCAATGTATACAACAAAGTCTGTAGCGGTACCTGATTCAGTTGAATTGCGAACGTCTTCTGATGGGAAAGACGATCTCATTGTGACGCCTCCTCCTGAATTCAAAGGGCCAGAGGGATTTTGGACACCTGAAGATTTGTTTTCAGCGAGTATTTCCAGTTGTTATATTCTGACATTTAAAGGAATCGCTAAGTTTAAAAAAATGGACTGGGAGAGTATAGAAGTCAAGGTTGAAGCTCAGCTGGAAAAAACTGATTCTGGTTATCGATTTACAAAAGCTACTATTTTTCCTCGATTAATTATTTGCTGTAAAAGTAATGTAGACAAATATTTGGAAGTACTAGATAAGGTTAAAAAAACTTGTTTGGTAACAAGGTCTATGAATACTGAATTTATCTTAGTTCCCAAAATTATTGTAAAGGCGAAAAAATAATTTAAAGTGCCTCGAATTTCTTTTTTTCTTTGAGTAACTTGTAATAAAGTAAGGCCATAAGACTACCACCTGTAATAGACATCAGTATATGTATACTAAAAAGTAAGTAATTAATACTTTGAAAGCCCACAATATGTTGAGGGGCAAATCCTAGCCGAGAAAAAGCTTTAATTAAGAAAATACTTCCAAAAACCCCAGCAATTGAATTACTTGTTGTCATCCATTTTTTTTCTAAAAAGAGACCTGTAATATTTGAAGCTGCTACGCCAATAAAAATACTAAATAAAGATATTAAGGACTCAAGCATATCCAATCCTAGTGATCATAATTAAAATCATCAATTTTTCCAGTAAGTAATCTCTTTTGAATAAGCATATAAATACCCATTAAGATTATTCCAATGATTCCCCAATATATAGCCACAGATAAAGGATATTGCGTAGTAGATGTATTATAAATGGTTAGGGGAGGGTTATGCTCATTTGTTGAAGGTAAAAGTGTTGGGAAATGTGAAAGTAGAGTTGTCGATAAACCCGAGAAAATCATTAAAGAGGATAATATAAAAGCTGTTGTTTCTTTTTTGAACTTTTTAGTAAAAAACAGGCCAACCAAAGTACCAATATAAATAAGTGGAAATATACAAAGAATGGGATAGCTTGTGAAATTTTCGATGGGTAAAGACTTAATAGAGCTAAGTGTTAGAAGTGCCGCTACAGAGAGAACTAACAGCACAATATTTAACTTTATGATGATACTTTTAAGTTTTTGATTAATAGATGAACGTGTTTTTAGAATTATCCAGTTTGCTCCATGAATAGCTAAGGTTATTGTAGAAATAAATCCAATCATGATTGTAAACCAATCAAAAATCCCGGGTTCAGTTGATAGAGGACTGAAGCTAGAGTTAAAAAATGGTAAAAAGAAATATTGTGGTTCATGAGATGAAACACCATCTATAACTCCACCAAAGTTTACTCCTCTTACAATATTCCCAAGCCCAACGCCGAATATTAAAGATAATAAAAGACTCGACACTCCAAATGCTTTATCCCAAAAGTCTTTCCATACCTGAAGCTTAAATTGATTTCGGAATTCAAGTCCAGTTGCTCTAAAAATAATAAGCCATAGGGCAATCATTAATGGAAGGTAGAATCCACTAAATACAGATGCATAAAATGTTGGAAATGCCATGAAGAGGAGTCCTCCGGCGGCAACTAGCCAAACTTCATTTGAATCCCAAAAAAGTCCTGCTGACTTTGCAATAACTAGCTTATCTTTTTCTTCTTTTGCAAAAAAAAGATGAATGATACCAGCTCCAAAATCATATCCATCGAGTATGAAAAACATCACAAGTACTAATGCAATAATAATAAACCAAAAAACTTCCATTATTCATCTTCCATATATTTAGGTCCATGATGTATAACTTTACCAACTAATAATAAAAATAATAATCCTAGAACCATGTAAAGACCTACAAAACCTAAAAGTGTAAAAATTGTATTCCCTGCTGACACTGTTGGAGAAACTCCATCTGCAGTTTTAAGAAGCCCGTACACTAAATAGGGTTGGCGTCCAAGTTCAGCTGTATACCACCCCGTGATATTGGCAATGTACGGGAAGGGAAATAAAAGCATTATGACCCAAAGAATTGGTTTAGAGACATATAGAGCTTTCCTCCACATCATTAAGCATGCAAGAGCTAAAACAGCTATAAAGATCGTCCCAAGCCCCACCATTATATGATAACTATAGTAAAGAGCTGGTATATTCGTCGGAAGATCTTCTTCTTTAAATTCATTCATACCTTTGACGGGTATGTCCCACGAAGAATAAGTTAATAAACTTAAGATATTAGGAACAGCGATCTTGTTGTCAATTCGTTTTGTAACCATGTTGGGTTGACCAATTAAAATAATTTCCGAGCCAGCTTCTTCAGTCTCAAAAATCCCTTCCATTGCAGCAAAGGTTGCAGGCTGGTATTTAACAACATTTTTAGCGTTCATATCACCTGTTGGCATTGCTACAAGAAAGCTTGATATCAATCCAAATATTACACCTGTCTTAAGAAAAAGCTTTCCATCCTCAATATGTCTATTAGTTAGTAGATAAAATGCACCTATACTTGCGACGACTACTGAGGAGGTCACCATTGAAGCCATTTGGTTATGAAGAAATGCTGGTAATAGCCAAGGATTAGTGAATAACTCTGAAAAGTTAGTGAGTACAAATTTTCCATTTTCTAAAATTTCATATCCCACTGGATGCTGCATCCATGCATTTGTTGCAAGTATAAACCAGCCACTAAGCCATGAGCCGAGAAAGACGAGAAACCCAACAAGCAAATGCATCCTTTGGCTCATGAGTTTTTCACCAAATATAAACAGAGCTAAGAAAGACGACTCTAGAAAAAATGAGAACATTCCCTCCATTGCTAAGGTTTGCCCAATTATAGAGCCTGTAAGTTCAGAGAACTTTGCCCAGTTAGTTCCAAACTGAAACTCCATTGGAATCCCAGTTACAATCCCCATAGTAAAGTTGATAGCAAAAATTTTCATGAAGAATTTAGCTGCGTTATTAAATCTAACGTTTTGAGTCTTTAAGAATTTCCATTTGAAGTAAACTATTATGAGTGAGAGTCCCATCGTTAGTTGAGGAAAAATGTAGTGAAATGTTATGGTAAAGGCAAACTGAAGCCTATCATAAAAAATTATATCTTCCATATATCTTCGGTACAATCTAAACTAATACCGTCTCCATTTATTGTTTTTATTTAAAAAATTATACACTCTGAGGTGCGTCAGGAAAAGTGAGA
This window harbors:
- a CDS encoding class I SAM-dependent methyltransferase, whose product is MTTENKSIQKFWDDRYSSDEYCYGKEPNSFLLEHYFRLKKGGNILCLSEGEGRNAIFLASKGFNVTAVDLSSKGKEKALKFAKEHKLHITYDIADLKDYNLGEFKWDAIISISAHLPSTIRVPLHLSIKKGLTNNGIFLLEGYNINQIDLKSGGPKDKDMLFSKAQLEHDFNGFSIELSRDIIRNFSEGKFHKGDASVTQFIAKKTNY
- a CDS encoding DUF3365 domain-containing protein yields the protein MKLIILFTTFLLSHSSFAENKEDILSKIKIFQTALKVELQKGMKKSPLEAVTICNVKAPEIKKSLSSPNTQFGRVSLKNRNPSNYPKEWMLKYIEEFHNKETKEPYTVVKLQDGKQGLLKPIITMPLCLKCHGTNIKADLQEKISKLYPKDKAVGYKVGQIRGFFWSEF
- a CDS encoding sulfite exporter TauE/SafE family protein; amino-acid sequence: MIGYILAILIGLSLGLLGGGGSILTVPILVYVMKMDAKLAIALSLAIVGMTSLIGVIPHFKNKNVDLKMVLIFGPFAMVGTFGGAKISQFISGQSQLIFFAIIMIIAAFFMFRGREEVERATLEKNSSKKDLFFLALQGIFVGIITGVVGVGGGFLIVPALVLLAKSPMKKAVGTSLLLIALNSLTGFMGYLDQVTVPWEFLFKFSSCSIVGIFIGSYLVRFISQNTLKKGFAIFLILMGLFILYKNKETLISKSSMFTVKVQGIYA
- a CDS encoding Dps family protein — its product is MSIKTGINESKKNDIAAGLSKLLAETYTLYLKTHKYHWNVTGPMFQSLHTMFEVQYTELALAVDEIAERIRVLDFKAPGSYTEYSKLSSVKEDEQLDRNSNEMIVNLLSDHEQVVRTAKEILPLLENANDEGTNSLLGGRIEYHEKTAWMLKSLLG
- a CDS encoding Crp/Fnr family transcriptional regulator, with the translated sequence MFYINVKPHIKHKTEHTYKRGQIIYNEGDFPQNLYFIESGMIGLFYISESGKETFFRVFGKNDILGHRSFFAEEAYHASTIALSQTSVVRISKEECSRICSENPLLLRDLVKSISKDLGKVELRMAGLLDKSTHKRISESLVFLKLKYPEYVWTRKEIAEYSGSTFETVARVMTILEKNSYIEKDGRDFKILDHEKLISIPPNDLL
- a CDS encoding MBL fold metallo-hydrolase translates to MSHKLKAFFDKDTSTLTYIVYDEKTKDSVLIDSVLNYDPAASRLTYASIDQVLDFVEEMSLKVHYVLETHAHADHLTGASEIKKRIPSIKIGIGKNITKVQEVFGNIYNLKDLNTNGVQFDVLLEENKPLKAGTIEIKTIFTPGHTPACSSYLIDDMLFTGDALFMPDFGTARCDFPGGSAKELYHSVHEKLYKLPDDTRTFTAHDYQPNGRELQYKSTIGEHKSRNIQLKASTTEEEFIRFRNERDSTLTAPRLLLPSIQLNISAGELPKAEDNESHYLKIPLRK
- a CDS encoding YeeE/YedE family protein yields the protein MENILYPLGGGILIGISSTILLAGIGRISGISGILSSVISRPAKEHFWKYNFLLGLLIGGGMTYVSSPQLFNYSVNDNLIKVIIAGLLVGFGTRLGNGCTSGHGVCGMSRMAKRSIIATITFILVGMITVTIEGLIK
- a CDS encoding DUF6691 family protein, translated to MKAQIISLVSGILFAIGLSISGMINPEKVRGFLDILGDWDYSLVFVMLGAVSFNYFSFKYLKTKKPICADTHFLPKSSKVDKQLISGAVLFGAGWGLLGICPGPAIVNLVTLNSSIIIFILAMLVGMGAYKVYEK
- a CDS encoding sulfur transferase domain-containing protein, which codes for MKCFNLTDIEDKKESILFDHFIRVDNIYIASKVISDEQVDYLNSLGIKVAIDLKGNNETLFNDKEQFEIKGIKYIHFPITDISSLTFDQVQEFSEILNENESPKIVYCASGNRVGALMALHASMVCGHPRQRAFGFGVRIGMINESTKNQVYEKIFKGDKR
- a CDS encoding sulfur transferase domain-containing protein, which encodes MRRIILLIIGVFVLNACAHKKGKSESDIRIGENLQSNRYGTIYFSKQPDDKDWAKLKEQGFETIINLREPSEHDEKNERKLIVKSGMTYVNIPFPKKMKLDNNYVSKVTKEVMKNKDKGKILIHCSSGNRVGIWVGAHFYKDHGFSKKESINTAKAHGLNKPEAINKLKKYFENN
- a CDS encoding DUF1971 domain-containing protein, whose translation is MKDLPKNVTAYKKTPSYNENSIPNTLSSGHLTKEGTWGKICILKGTLIYVIENDPEEIIELSIQKFGVVEPQVSHHVKAQGEVEFYVEFYK
- a CDS encoding VIT family protein, producing MRHNQRELHKITNVGFLRAAVLGANDGIISTSSLIVGVTSSGLSEKEILTTSIAALIAGAMSMAAGEFVSVSSQADTEKADIKKEKWELENEPEAELIELKNIYLKRGLSEKLALEVAHELTNHNALDAHLRDELGIVNEHKAKPLQAALVSAFTFIAGAILPILVILIVDIENLVFSEVFVTILALLVMGGVAAKSGGAKLWIGSIRVAFWGAAAMGFTALIGYLFMIS
- a CDS encoding peroxiredoxin — its product is MSLLLGDTAPNFQIDSQKGKIDLHEFIGNSWCFFFSHPADFTPVCTTEMGRTAQLASEFEKRNVKPLGLSTDSVEEHNKWISDVNDTQNTDLQFPIVADLDQKVAKLYEMIHPDQSATAAVRSVFIIDPNKKIRLTMTYPMSVGRNFDEILRVVDALQTTDKFGVATPADWQVGDKVIIPPSVTNDEAKKKFPQGFEEVRSYLRYTNV
- a CDS encoding OsmC family protein codes for the protein MSMYTTKSVAVPDSVELRTSSDGKDDLIVTPPPEFKGPEGFWTPEDLFSASISSCYILTFKGIAKFKKMDWESIEVKVEAQLEKTDSGYRFTKATIFPRLIICCKSNVDKYLEVLDKVKKTCLVTRSMNTEFILVPKIIVKAKK
- the cydB gene encoding cytochrome d ubiquinol oxidase subunit II; translated protein: MEVFWFIIIALVLVMFFILDGYDFGAGIIHLFFAKEEKDKLVIAKSAGLFWDSNEVWLVAAGGLLFMAFPTFYASVFSGFYLPLMIALWLIIFRATGLEFRNQFKLQVWKDFWDKAFGVSSLLLSLIFGVGLGNIVRGVNFGGVIDGVSSHEPQYFFLPFFNSSFSPLSTEPGIFDWFTIMIGFISTITLAIHGANWIILKTRSSINQKLKSIIIKLNIVLLVLSVAALLTLSSIKSLPIENFTSYPILCIFPLIYIGTLVGLFFTKKFKKETTAFILSSLMIFSGLSTTLLSHFPTLLPSTNEHNPPLTIYNTSTTQYPLSVAIYWGIIGIILMGIYMLIQKRLLTGKIDDFNYDH
- a CDS encoding cytochrome ubiquinol oxidase subunit I; translation: MEDIIFYDRLQFAFTITFHYIFPQLTMGLSLIIVYFKWKFLKTQNVRFNNAAKFFMKIFAINFTMGIVTGIPMEFQFGTNWAKFSELTGSIIGQTLAMEGMFSFFLESSFLALFIFGEKLMSQRMHLLVGFLVFLGSWLSGWFILATNAWMQHPVGYEILENGKFVLTNFSELFTNPWLLPAFLHNQMASMVTSSVVVASIGAFYLLTNRHIEDGKLFLKTGVIFGLISSFLVAMPTGDMNAKNVVKYQPATFAAMEGIFETEEAGSEIILIGQPNMVTKRIDNKIAVPNILSLLTYSSWDIPVKGMNEFKEEDLPTNIPALYYSYHIMVGLGTIFIAVLALACLMMWRKALYVSKPILWVIMLLFPFPYIANITGWYTAELGRQPYLVYGLLKTADGVSPTVSAGNTIFTLLGFVGLYMVLGLLFLLLVGKVIHHGPKYMEDE